Proteins from a genomic interval of Sugiyamaella lignohabitans strain CBS 10342 chromosome C, complete sequence:
- the MOB1 gene encoding Mob1p (Component of the mitotic exit network; associates with and is required for the activation and Cdc15p-dependent phosphorylation of the Dbf2p kinase; required for cytokinesis and cell separation; component of the CCR4 transcriptional complex; relocalizes from cytoplasm to the nuclear periphery upon DNA replication stress; GO_component: GO:0005935 - cellular bud neck [Evidence IEA]; GO_component: GO:0005935 - cellular bud neck [Evidence IDA] [PMID 11434459]; GO_component: GO:0005694 - chromosome [Evidence IEA]; GO_component: GO:0000775 - chromosome, centromeric region [Evidence IEA,IEA]; GO_component: GO:0005737 - cytoplasm [Evidence IEA,IEA]; GO_component: GO:0005737 - cytoplasm [Evidence IDA] [PMID 22842922]; GO_component: GO:0005856 - cytoskeleton [Evidence IEA]; GO_component: GO:0034399 - nuclear periphery [Evidence IDA] [PMID 22842922]; GO_component: GO:0005634 - nucleus [Evidence IEA,IEA]; GO_component: GO:0005816 - spindle pole body [Evidence IEA]; GO_component: GO:0005816 - spindle pole body [Evidence IDA] [PMID 11434459]; GO_function: GO:0019207 - kinase regulator activity [Evidence IDA] [PMID 11404483]; GO_function: GO:0046872 - metal ion binding [Evidence IEA]; GO_process: GO:0007049 - cell cycle [Evidence IEA]; GO_process: GO:0051301 - cell division [Evidence IEA]; GO_process: GO:0006468 - protein phosphorylation [Evidence IDA] [PMID 11404483]; GO_process: GO:0007096 - regulation of exit from mitosis [Evidence TAS] [PMID 11404483]): MLYGTITEFCSPVTCPRMLAGDQYEYLWQDPNNPKYKRATKVSAPEYIENLMTWVQTYFNNEKYFPSKTGVPFSKDAPAVFKTILKRLFRVYAHIYCHHFEHITELKMHQHLNTSLKHFVLFCNEFQLVDAAEFAPLQELIDIMLASDGK; this comes from the coding sequence ATGCTATACGGCACGATAACTGAATTTTGTTCACCAGTTACATGTCCAAGAATGCTGGCAGGTGACCAATATGAATACCTCTGGCAAGATCCTAATAACCCCAAATACAAACGAGCCACCAAAGTTAGCGCTCCAGAGTACATTGAGAATCTCATGACATGGGTCCAGACATATTTCAACAACGAAAAGTATTTTCCCAGCAAGACTGGTGTACCATTTTCTAAAGATGCACCTGCTGTGTTCAAGACCATCCTAAAACGACTTTTCCGAGTGTACGCTCATATCTATTGTCATCACTTTGAGCACATCACCGAATTAAAGATGCACCAGCATTTGAACACCTCCCTCAAACATTTTGTACTGTTTTGCAACGAGTTTCAGCTTGTTGACGCTGCTGAATTTGCGCCTCTACAAGAACTCATTGATATAATGCTTGCCAGTGATGGCAAATAA
- the FMP40 gene encoding Fmp40p (hypothetical protein; proposed to be involved in responding to environmental stresses; the authentic, non-tagged protein is detected in highly purified mitochondria in high-throughput studies; GO_component: GO:0005739 - mitochondrion [Evidence IEA,IEA]; GO_component: GO:0005739 - mitochondrion [Evidence IDA] [PMID 14562095]; GO_component: GO:0005739 - mitochondrion [Evidence IDA] [PMID 14576278]; GO_component: GO:0005739 - mitochondrion [Evidence IDA] [PMID 16823961]; GO_function: GO:0003674 - molecular_function [Evidence ND]; GO_process: GO:0008150 - biological_process [Evidence ND]) encodes MTTFQKLTKTSTFTQFLTPDAKVPTIEAAKSAGAELIRTARMVEGSFTWLVPGILEGKENPKYEVVAVSPSAMKDLGLQEGEETTELFKETVSGYSSRVDAIGVYPWAQAYAGWQFGQWAGQLGDGRAVSLFEGTNKTTGKRYELQLKGGGLTPYSRFADGKAVLRSSIREALGSEAVNALGIPTTRALSLVNLPETMAVRESLESCAVVCRMAETWVRIGTFDLHRARGARKEMRKLADYCIEHVFGYEPNNSGRKVIDAASKTRYQDLYTEIVKRNANTTALWQAYGFLNGVLNTDNTSIFGLTLDYGPFAFMDTFDPSYTPNHDDGMLRYSYRNTPSVILWNLVRLGEDLGELLGAAPDFVDDTEFIEKGLNSEQIEGVKDRAETFIMESQKVFETEFLKSFNKTMGKRLGLQTFEEEDHDKILTPLLDMLQACELDFNQFFRKLSDLELFAETSSLDVEHFFPQIRGFAPMYSLEEAKDKLLNWINTVYKPRLEKEGSKSDEERRERMRKVNPKFILKGWILDEVIQKARQNDFTLYHQVQKMALSPFNETWGLPEELENRLTGDVPRSERDSQCSCSS; translated from the coding sequence ATGACGACTTTTCAGAAGCTAACAAAAACATCGACATTCACACAATTCCTAACTCCAGATGCCAAAGTTCCTACTATAGAAGCAGCCAAGTCGGCAGGAGCCGAACTTATCCGCACAGCCAGAATGGTCGAAGGAAGTTTCACATGGCTTGTACCGGGTATTTTggaaggaaaagaaaatccaaaatatgAGGTAGTGGCAGTTTCACCTTCTGCGATGAAGGATTTAGGTCTTCaggaaggagaagaaaccaCCGAGTTGTTCAAAGAAACCGTTTCAGGCTACAGCAGTCGAGTGGACGCTATTGGCGTTTATCCATGGGCCCAGGCTTATGCAGGATGGCAATTCGGACAATGGGCAGGTCAATTAGGAGATGGAAGAGCAGTCAGCCTTTTTGAAGGAACTAATAAAACTACTGGAAAGCGATATGAACTGCAATTGAAGGGTGGAGGCCTAACTCCCTATTCGCGGTTTGCCGACGGAAAGGCAGTTCTCAGATCTAGTATTCGTGAAGCACTTGGATCAGAAGCAGTCAATGCACTTGGAATTCCCACGACCCGTGCTCTGTCATTAGTTAATTTACCTGAAACAATGGCCGTGCGTGAGTCTTTGGAAAGTTGTGCTGTAGTGTGTAGAATGGCGGAGACATGGGTGAGAATTGGTACTTTTGACCTTCACCGGGCACGAGGAGCAAGAAAGGAGATGAGAAAATTAGCCGACTACTGTATTGAACATGTATTTGGTTATGAACCTAATAATAGTGGCAGAAAGGTAATTGATGCTGCATCGAAGACGAGGTACCAAGATCTGTATACAGAGATTGTCAAGAGAAATGCCAACACGACAGCGTTATGGCAAGCGTACGGATTTTTAAATGGTGTTCTCAATACTGATAATACGTCTATATTTGGACTAACTTTAGACTATGGTCCATTTGCTTTCATGGATACATTTGACCCAAGTTATACCCCTAATCATGATGACGGTATGCTAAGATATTCCTATAGAAACACCCCCAGTGTCATTTTGTGGAATTTAGTAAGGCTTGGAGAAGACTTGGGTGAGCTACTTGGGGCTGCGCCAGATTTCGTTGATGACACTGAGTTTATTGAAAAGGGACTCAATTCAGAGCAGATAGAAGGTGTTAAAGATAGAGCGGAGACGTTTATAATGGAGTCTCAAAAGGTATTCGAAACAGAGTTTCTCAAGTCATTCAATAAGACCATGGGTAAGAGACTTGGATTGCAAACttttgaagaggaagatCATGATAAAATCTTGACGCCGTTATTGGACATGCTTCAAGCATGTGAACTGGACTTTAACCAGTTTTTCCGAAAATTGAGTGATTTAGAACTTTTTGCAGAAACATCCTCACTTGATGTAGAACATTTTTTCCCTCAAATCAGAGGATTTGCTCCAATGTATTCTCTGGAAGAGGCTAAAGACAAGCTTTTGAACTGGATCAACACAGTTTACAAACCAAGGTTGGAGAAAGAGGGCTCGAAGTCAGATGAAGAACGACGAGAGCGTATGCGCAAAGTGAACCCcaaatttattttgaaagGATGGATTCTGGACGAAGTCATCCAAAAAGCCCGCCAAAATGATTTCACCTTATACCACCAAGTGCAGAAAATGGCCCTCTCTCCCTTTAACGAAACATGGGGACTTCCAGAAGAACTTGAGAACCGTCTGACTGGAGATGTACCACGATCCGAAAGAGACAGTCAGTGTTCCTGCAGCAGTTAA
- the PIM1 gene encoding ATP-dependent Lon protease PIM1 (ATP-dependent Lon protease; involved in degradation of misfolded proteins in mitochondria; required for biogenesis and maintenance of mitochondria; GO_component: GO:0005759 - mitochondrial matrix [Evidence IEA,IEA]; GO_component: GO:0005759 - mitochondrial matrix [Evidence IMP] [PMID 8146662]; GO_component: GO:0005759 - mitochondrial matrix [Evidence IMP] [PMID 8276800]; GO_component: GO:0042645 - mitochondrial nucleoid [Evidence IBA]; GO_component: GO:0005739 - mitochondrion [Evidence IEA]; GO_component: GO:0005739 - mitochondrion [Evidence IDA] [PMID 16823961]; GO_function: GO:0005524 - ATP binding [Evidence IEA,IEA,IEA]; GO_function: GO:0004176 - ATP-dependent peptidase activity [Evidence IEA,IEA]; GO_function: GO:0004176 - ATP-dependent peptidase activity [Evidence IMP] [PMID 8146662]; GO_function: GO:0004176 - ATP-dependent peptidase activity [Evidence IMP] [PMID 8276800]; GO_function: GO:0016887 - ATPase activity [Evidence IEA]; GO_function: GO:0003677 - DNA binding [Evidence IEA]; GO_function: GO:0016787 - hydrolase activity [Evidence IEA]; GO_function: GO:0070361 - mitochondrial light strand promoter anti-sense binding [Evidence IBA]; GO_function: GO:0017111 - nucleoside-triphosphatase activity [Evidence IEA]; GO_function: GO:0000166 - nucleotide binding [Evidence IEA,IEA]; GO_function: GO:0008233 - peptidase activity [Evidence IEA]; GO_function: GO:0043565 - sequence-specific DNA binding [Evidence IEA]; GO_function: GO:0004252 - serine-type endopeptidase activity [Evidence IEA,IEA]; GO_function: GO:0008236 - serine-type peptidase activity [Evidence IEA]; GO_function: GO:0003697 - single-stranded DNA binding [Evidence IBA]; GO_function: GO:0003727 - single-stranded RNA binding [Evidence IBA]; GO_process: GO:0006200 - ATP catabolic process [Evidence IEA,IEA]; GO_process: GO:0034599 - cellular response to oxidative stress [Evidence IBA,IEA]; GO_process: GO:0051131 - chaperone-mediated protein complex assembly [Evidence IEA]; GO_process: GO:0051131 - chaperone-mediated protein complex assembly [Evidence IGI] [PMID 8810243]; GO_process: GO:0006515 - misfolded or incompletely synthesized protein catabolic process [Evidence IEA,IEA]; GO_process: GO:0006515 - misfolded or incompletely synthesized protein catabolic process [Evidence IMP] [PMID 16336126]; GO_process: GO:0006515 - misfolded or incompletely synthesized protein catabolic process [Evidence IGI,IMP] [PMID 7957078]; GO_process: GO:0007005 - mitochondrion organization [Evidence IBA]; GO_process: GO:0070407 - oxidation-dependent protein catabolic process [Evidence IBA,IEA]; GO_process: GO:0030163 - protein catabolic process [Evidence IEA]; GO_process: GO:0051260 - protein homooligomerization [Evidence IBA]; GO_process: GO:0006508 - proteolysis [Evidence IEA,IEA]; GO_process: GO:0090296 - regulation of mitochondrial DNA replication [Evidence IEA]; GO_process: GO:0001666 - response to hypoxia [Evidence IBA]): MRDPVQITIPILVLPSPTILFPSTALRITLPRDANDLATRAIGISKFNKLRKLVDIKSEKDVIIGVLPKEIGSEDIHHIGTLARVVLRPSESSDLYSSPATRDSILLQGLTRFKYVEDYEKDNSVDRSARQARVLVYDSGFLDKTNSQDKQLHDQMEELKQVVRKMIQPWGASGLSAMQRFLAFAQGVLAPGMLVDIFASVLPLSQADKLKLLDAIDVKYRLELAIESIEKHAESIIAAHKKNQEFIANSPSPNGNTLSKKQREALLRYQLKLIQDKLDELEKGPNGDNSNATPSSKNEVGFPIPPRKSAAPRLPAPADENDEDDEDGLIKLEQTLNSLNLPDEGRKIVNRELKRLKRMNANQAEYQVCRTYLETIAELPWNNFDNDQLDNSVIAKARQIFDVDHYGLEKVKKRLLEYLAVVYLKQQQQQKEKKELPKPATSVSTVTAASGGTSVPAESESKPSPVPAPAINQPITQTLHKEKAPILLLVGPPGVGKTSLAKSVAHALNRQLYRISLGGVRDEAEIRGHRRTYVGAMPGILAQALRKVQVMNPVIVLDEIDKLSQGNTGTSGDPSAAMLEVLDPEQNYSFVDRYINFPIDLSQVLFIATANTTDTIPRPLLDRMETIYIDGYTYLEKQHIAENYLIPKQLAYNGLEKGQYIVPPEVIDYIATRYTREAGVRNLERELGTLCRGKAVEQLENLNNKILSKAVTPTAITIEELPKYLGLEKFQDDVVNDEVDEYVVAGETKHRHSAGLVNGLAYMGSGNGGLLVFEATTMPAGSGNLKLTGKLGEVISESAQIALSWVRSNASRLGLPSDVLKNIDIHLHAPAGAIPKDGPSAGVAMTLTLVSLLRNKEVPRDIAMTGEITLRGKILPVGGIREKLLGAHLAGIRKVILPHHSAKTVRDECAFLKDIDMEIVYVKYIWDVFAYVWPDEKIVADSHL, encoded by the coding sequence ATGAGAGATCCGGTTCAGATTACCATTCCAATTCTTGTTCTGCCGTCACCTACCATTCTTTTCCCGAGCACAGCTCTTCGTATTACACTTCCTCGGGATGCAAATGATCTGGCCACTCGGGCTATTGGTATTTCCAAGTTCAACAAATTAAGAAAGTTGGTCGATATCAAGTCGGAGAAAGATGTCATTATTGGTGTCCTGCCAAAGGAAATCGGTAGTGAGGATATTCACCACATTGGAACTTTAGCAAGGGTGGTATTGCGACCTAGCGAGTCGTCCGATTTGTACTCATCGCCAGCTACTCGAGATTCGATTCTACTTCAGGGTTTGACAAGGTTCAAGTATGTTGAGGATTATGAAAAGGATAATTCGGTCGACCGGTCTGCTCGCCAGGCTCGAGTACTTGTCTATGATTCGGGTTTTCTTGACAAAACGAATAGTCAAGACAAACAGTTGCATGATCAAATGGAAGAGTTGAAACAGGTAGTTCGCAAAATGATCCAACCTTGGGGTGCTAGTGGTCTATCTGCCATGCAAAGGTTCCTGGCATTTGCTCAGGGTGTGCTTGCTCCTGGCATGTTGGTTGATATATTTGCTTCTGTCCTGCCGTTGTCACAGGCTGATAAACTTAAATTGTTAGATGCCATCGATGTCAAGTACCGGTTGGAATTGGCAATTGAATCAATTGAGAAACATGCTGAATCGATTATTGCTGCACATAAGAAGAATCAGGAATTTATTGCTAATAGTCCCAGTCCTAACGGTAATACCCTATCTAAAAAACAACGGGAAGCTCTTTTGCGATATCAACTCAAACTTATTCAAGACAAGCTTGACGAGCTGGAAAAGGGTCCAAATGGTGATAATAGCAATGCCACACCCAGTTCTAAGAACGAGGTTGGATTCCCCATTCCACCGAGAAAGTCGGCTGCCCCAAGATTGCCTGCTCCAGCAGATGAGaatgacgaggatgacgaagacggGCTAATTAAGCTTGAGCAAACGCTAAACTCGCTCAACTTGCCGGACGAGGGTCGTAAGATTGTAAATCGAGAGCTTAAACGATTAAAGAGAATGAACGCTAATCAAGCCGAGTACCAAGTATGTCGAACTTACCTCGAGACCATTGCCGAATTGCCATGGAATAATTTCGACAATGATCAGCTCGACAATTCGGTTATTGCCAAAGCACGACAGATTTTCGATGTAGACCACTATGGGCTGGAAAAGGTTAAGAAGCGTCTGCTCGAGTATCTTGCAGTTGTATATTTgaagcaacaacagcagcagaaagaaaagaaggagTTACCTAAGCCTGCTACTTCTGTATCTACCGtcactgctgcttcagGAGGAACTTCTGTACCAGCTGAATCCGAATCTAAACCTAGTCCAgtgccagcaccagctaTCAACCAACCTATTACTCAAACTCTGCACAAAGAAAAGGCACCAATACTTTTATTGGTAGGTCCACCAGGTGTGGGAAAGACGAGTCTTGCCAAGTCGGTTGCACATGCTCTTAACCGTCAATTGTACAGGATCTCCCTTGGAGGTGTGCGTGACGAGGCAGAGATTCGTGGACACCGAAGAACTTATGTGGGAGCTATGCCAGGTATCTTGGCACAAGCACTTCGTAAGGTTCAAGTTATGAATCCCGTTATTGTGCTTGATGAAATTGACAAGCTTAGCCAAGGAAATACCGGCACCAGCGGTGATCCATCAGCTGCCATGTTAGAAGTTCTCGATCCTGAGCAAAATTATAGCTTTGTCGACAGATATATCAATTTCCCTATCGACTTGTCTCAAGTTTTGTTTATTGCGACAGCCAACACCACCGATACAATCCCACGACCCCTGCTGGACAGAATGGAGACCATTTATATCGATGGATATACATACCTCGAGAAGCAGCACATTGCTGAAAACTATCTAATCCCCAAGCAACTCGCTTATAATGGTCTGGAAAAGGGGCAATATATTGTTCCACCTGAAGTTATCGATTATATTGCTACCAGGTACACaagagaagcaggagtACGTAACCTGGAGCGTGAACTTGGTACTTTGTGCCGAGGAAAAGCCGTCGAACAACTCGAGAATTTGAACAACAAGATCTTATCCAAGGCTGTTACACCAACTGCTATTACAATTGAAGAATTGCCTAAGTACCTGGGTCTTGAAAAGTTCCAAGACGATGTTGTTAATGATGAGGTTGATGAATATGTTGTTGCAGGAGAGACAAAGCACCGTCACTCAGCTGGCTTGGTTAATGGTTTGGCCTATATGGGCAGTGGTAACGGAGGACTTCTTGTATTCGAGGCCACTACTATGCCTGCTGGATCTGGAAATCTCAAACTCACTGGTAAACTTGGCGAAGTTATTTCTGAAAGTGCCCAGATTGCATTGTCGTGGGTTCGTTCCAATGCATCTCGTCTTGGTCTGCCATCTGACGTCTTGAAGAACATCgatattcatcttcatGCCCCAGCTGGTGCTATCCCCAAAGACGGTccttctgctggtgtcgcCATGACACTCACTCTAGTCTCACTTCTTCGTAACAAGGAAGTCCCTAGAGACATTGCCATGACAGGCGAAATTACACTTCGAGGTAAAATCCTGCCTGTAGGCGGTATCCGTGAGAAGCTTCTCGGAGCACATTTAGCTGGCATTCGCAAGGTAATTCTCCCTCACCATTCTGCCAAGACTGTGCGAGACGAGTGTGCATTCCTCAAAGATATCGATATGGAAATTGTCTATGTGAAGTACATTTGGGACGTGTTTGCCTATGTCTGGCCTGACGAGAAAATTGTGGCTGACAGCCATCTATAA
- the STE18 gene encoding Ste18p (G protein gamma subunit; forms a dimer with Ste4p to activate the mating signaling pathway, forms a heterotrimer with Gpa1p and Ste4p to dampen signaling; C-terminus is palmitoylated and farnesylated, which are required for normal signaling; GO_component: GO:0005737 - cytoplasm [Evidence IDA] [PMID 8995254]; GO_component: GO:0005834 - heterotrimeric G-protein complex [Evidence IEA]; GO_component: GO:0005834 - heterotrimeric G-protein complex [Evidence IMP] [PMID 2105453]; GO_component: GO:0005834 - heterotrimeric G-protein complex [Evidence IDA] [PMID 8995254]; GO_component: GO:0016020 - membrane [Evidence IEA,IEA]; GO_component: GO:0005886 - plasma membrane [Evidence IDA] [PMID 8995254]; GO_function: GO:0004871 - signal transducer activity [Evidence IEA,IEA]; GO_function: GO:0004871 - signal transducer activity [Evidence IMP] [PMID 2107073]; GO_process: GO:0007186 - G-protein coupled receptor signaling pathway [Evidence IEA]; GO_process: GO:0031684 - heterotrimeric G-protein complex cycle [Evidence IMP] [PMID 2107073]; GO_process: GO:0000750 - pheromone-dependent signal transduction involved in conjugation with cellular fusion [Evidence IMP] [PMID 3151178]; GO_process: GO:0019236 - response to pheromone [Evidence IEA]; GO_process: GO:0007165 - signal transduction [Evidence IEA]) — MPTSAMELVTLDTADIANLGYPQKPGHPPKGSPRKGNPSKGRRGVPKALTRARIDQIKAERQSEIMYHLKLKRMIERNARLRNELAKDRIYASNACLSLIRYMHTTRDRLIPPLWGYLEEEESVIEEPSSTCCTIS; from the coding sequence ATGCCCACAAGTGCCATGGAGCTTGTGACCCTTGatactgctgatattgcAAATCTCGGCTATCCGCAAAAACCAGGTCACCCACCAAAGGGAAGTCCGAGAAAAGGGAATCCGTCCAAGGGTCGTCGTGGTGTCCCTAAGGCATTGACCAGGGCACGCATTGACCAGATTAAAGCCGAAAGACAGTCGGAAATTATGTACCACCTGAAGTTGAAACGAATGATCGAGAGAAATGCCCGGCTTCGCAATGAGCTAGCCAAAGATAGGATTTATGCCTCCAACGCATGTCTATCTCTAATAAGATACATGCACACGACTCGCGACAGACTTATACCTCCTTTATGGGGCTATTtagaggaagaagagtcCGTCATTGAAGAACCTAGTTCTACGTGCTGTACCATAAGCTAA